A genomic stretch from Setaria viridis chromosome 1, Setaria_viridis_v4.0, whole genome shotgun sequence includes:
- the LOC117864609 gene encoding pectinesterase inhibitor 8 translates to MMPSTARVLSAAVTALVAALALGVPGASATPETTCAAAAARDRRVDYGFCVSRLSHHHDSPDADTWGLAKVAADVGVATAGDAVYDIKALLAKQGAGDAGKARAALEQCRGLYDAAELAFAEAYDGINRRDYAAGKEHAAEAASLARRCGGAFARAGVPPPPQVARWGDESAKIAVVCTAITDLIK, encoded by the coding sequence ATGATGCCTTCGACGGCCCGcgttctgtccgccgccgtgaCGGCCCTCGTCGCGGCGCTCGCGCTGGGCGTCCCCGGCGCCAGCGCCACCCCGGAGACgacgtgcgcggcggcggcggcccgagACCGGCGCGTGGACTACGGCTTCTGCGTGTCGCGGCTGAGCCACCACCACGACAGCCCCGACGCGGACACCTGGGGCCTGGCGAAGGTGGCCGCCGACGTGGGCGTCGCCACGGCCGGGGACGCCGTCTACGACATCAAGGCTCTGCTCGCCAAGcagggcgccggcgacgccggcaaggcgcgggcggcgctggAGCAGTGCCGGGGCCTTTACGACGCGGCGGAGCTCGCGTTCGCGGAGGCCTACGACGGCATCAACCGGCGCGACTACGCGGCCGGGAAGGAGCAcgccgcggaggcggcgtcCCTGGCGCGCCGGTGCGGCGGAGCCTTCGCGCGGGCCggcgtcccgccgccgccgcaggtcgcGCGGTGGGGCGACGAGTCCGCCAAGATCGCGGTCGTCTGCACGGCCATCACCGACCTCATCAAGTGA
- the LOC117843074 gene encoding pectinesterase inhibitor 8: MKPTTPTARLLAAGALAAAAVALGCLAAGAGATVVTTCRAAADSDARVDYGFCVAELGNHRESPDADTWGLAKVAALTGVNNADDAVYDAKALLAKPGAAAGGPARAALEQCAKLYDSMGFAFAEAEDEINNRHYAAGKGKAAEAASLAHQCDDALAKAGAVPSPMAQHSSYSVKIATVCTAITNLIK; this comes from the coding sequence atgaagccgacgacgccgaccgctcgcctcctcgccgctggcgcgctggccgccgcggcggtcgcgctcggctgcctcgccgccggcgccggcgcgacggTGGTGACGACGTGCAGGGCGGCGGCAGACAGCGACGCGCGCGTGGACTACGGCTTCTGCGTGGCGGAGCTGGGCAACCACCGCGAGAGCCCCGACGCCGACACCTGGGGCCTCGCCAAGGTGGCGGCGCTGACGGGCGTCAACAACGCCGACGACGCCGTCTACGACGCCAAGGCACTGCTCGCCaagcccggcgccgccgccggcggtccggcgcgcgccgcgctgGAGCAGTGCGCGAAGCTGTACGACTCCATGGGGTTCGCGTTCGCCGAGGCGGAGGACGAGATCAACAACCGCCACTACGCCGCCGGGAAGGggaaggcggcggaggcggcgtcccTCGCGCACCAGTGCGACGACGCCCTCGCCAAGGCCGGCGCCGTCCCCTCGCCGATGGCGCAGCACAGCTCCTACTCTGTGAAGATCGCCACCGTCTGCACGGCCATCACCAACCTCATCAAGTGA
- the LOC117845965 gene encoding pectinesterase inhibitor 8, whose product MECPKRISMNCTTLRTDATSSNHHHQTAIHQRINAAALCPEATHRSMMNPSKSLLLAAVALAATLLAADATVETTCRAAAGVDARVDYGFCVSELSRHRDSPGADAWGLAKVAANLGVNNAGGAVRDAEALLAGPPGKGAGDDAKRRAALGQCRRLYFDMELAFAGAYDDINARDYAAGKEMAAAAAALARRCDDVFAEAGIPSSPLARRGEYAGQIGVVCTAITDLIK is encoded by the coding sequence ATGGAGTGTCCAAAACGTATCTCAATGAATTGCACTACGTTAAGAACTGACGCCACCTCTTCAAATCACCACCACCAGACTGCAATCCATCAAAGAATcaacgccgccgcgctctgTCCAGAAGCCACCCACCGGAGCATGATGAATCCATCGAAGAGCCTCCTCCTCGCGGCGGTGGCACTCGCCGccacgctcctcgccgccgacgcgaCAGTGGAAACGACGTgcagggcggcggccggcgtcgacGCGCGCGTCGACTACGGCTTCTGCGTGTCGGAGCTGAGCAGGCACCGCGACAGCCCCGGAGCGGACGCCTGGGGCCTGGCGAAGGTGGCGGCGAACCTCGGCGTCAACAacgccggcggcgcggtccGCGACGCGGAGGCCCTGCTGGCGGGCCCGCCGGGCAAGGGCGCGGGCGACGACGCGAAGAGGAGGGCGGCGCTGGGGCAGTGCCGCAGGCTCTACTTCGACATGGAGCTCGCGTTCGCCGGGGCGTACGACGACATCAACGCGCGGGACTACGCGGCGGGGAAGGagatggcagcggcggccgccgcgctggcGCGCCGGTGCGACGACGTCTTCGCGGAGGCCGGGATCCCGTCGTCGCCgctcgcgcggcgcggcgagtACGCCGGCCAGATCGGTGTCGTGTGCACGGCCATCACCGACCTCATCAAGTGA